Proteins encoded together in one Streptomyces sp. B1I3 window:
- a CDS encoding cation:dicarboxylate symporter family transporter, with protein sequence MAETAARRDRTHYLYLAVIGAVVLGITVGLAAPDLAVELKPIGTGFVSLIKMMISPIIFCTIVLGVGSVRKAAKVGAVGGLALGYFLVMSTVALAIGLVVGNILEPGSSLHLTEAARAAGEKQASGASESTVDFLLGIIPTTMVSAFTEGEVLQTLLIALLAGFALQAMGSAGEPVLRGIGHIQRLVFRILAMIMWAAPVGAFGAMAAVVGETGVDALKSLAIIMIGFYVTCALFVFVVLGAILRLVAGVNILSLLKYLGREFLLILSTSSSESALPRLIAKMEHMGVSKPVVGITVPTGYSFNLDGTAIYLTMASLFIANATGDPLSIGEQISLLVFMVIASKGAAGVTGAGLATLAGGLQSHRPELVDGVGLIVGIDRFMSEARALTNFAGNAVATVLVGTWTKEIDRARVDQVLSGALPFDEKMIADEGPAEPRVPESREGGEEKPSLAKV encoded by the coding sequence GTGGCAGAGACAGCCGCACGACGGGACCGTACGCACTATCTCTACCTGGCCGTGATCGGCGCCGTGGTGCTGGGCATCACGGTGGGCCTGGCCGCCCCCGACCTGGCCGTGGAGCTCAAGCCCATCGGGACCGGCTTCGTCAGCCTCATCAAGATGATGATCTCGCCGATCATCTTCTGCACGATCGTGCTGGGCGTCGGCTCCGTGCGCAAGGCCGCCAAGGTCGGCGCCGTCGGCGGCCTGGCCCTCGGCTACTTCCTGGTGATGTCGACGGTCGCCCTGGCCATCGGCCTGGTCGTCGGCAACATCCTGGAACCGGGCTCCAGCCTCCACCTCACCGAGGCCGCGCGCGCCGCCGGGGAGAAGCAGGCGTCGGGCGCCAGCGAGTCCACCGTGGACTTCCTGCTCGGCATCATCCCCACCACCATGGTCTCGGCCTTCACCGAGGGCGAGGTCCTGCAGACCCTCCTCATCGCCCTGCTGGCGGGCTTCGCCCTTCAGGCCATGGGCTCGGCCGGGGAACCCGTCCTGCGCGGGATCGGCCACATCCAGCGCCTCGTCTTCCGCATCCTCGCCATGATCATGTGGGCGGCCCCGGTCGGCGCGTTCGGCGCGATGGCCGCTGTGGTCGGCGAGACCGGCGTGGACGCGCTGAAGTCCCTGGCGATCATCATGATCGGCTTCTACGTCACCTGCGCGCTCTTCGTCTTCGTGGTCCTGGGCGCGATCCTGCGGCTGGTGGCGGGCGTCAACATCCTGTCCCTGCTGAAGTACCTGGGCCGTGAGTTCCTGCTGATCCTCTCCACCTCCTCCTCCGAGTCGGCCCTGCCGCGGCTGATCGCGAAGATGGAGCACATGGGAGTCAGCAAGCCGGTCGTCGGCATCACCGTGCCGACCGGCTACTCCTTCAACCTCGACGGCACCGCGATCTACCTCACGATGGCCTCGCTCTTCATCGCCAACGCGACGGGTGACCCGCTGAGCATCGGTGAGCAGATCTCCCTGCTGGTCTTCATGGTGATCGCCTCCAAGGGCGCGGCGGGCGTCACGGGCGCCGGCCTGGCCACCCTCGCGGGCGGCCTCCAGTCGCACCGCCCCGAACTGGTCGACGGTGTCGGCCTGATCGTCGGCATCGACCGCTTCATGAGCGAGGCCCGCGCCCTGACGAACTTCGCGGGCAACGCGGTCGCCACCGTGCTCGTCGGCACCTGGACCAAGGAGATCGACCGGGCC
- a CDS encoding sensor histidine kinase, translated as MRLPRTRPRSLAGQLFAMQALLVALVVAGCAFFAYASGRAQAEETAARQVRGVALAMAGSPSVREAIRTPHPSAALQPYAERVRADTGIAFVTIMDPDGVRWTHPDPSQIGRPFIGHTEQALRGRTFTETYTGTLGPSIRVVTPILDGSAVVGLVSAGITVERVSTQVREQLGALAAAAGGALALGGLGTYVINARLRRHTHGMNAQELSRMHDYHEATLHAVREGLLMLDGQRRIALVNDAGRELLGLGPEAVGRTVDRLELPAPLTGALLASEPRVDEVHLTADRVIVVNTSPVVGGEQRGTVVTLRDHTELQALSGELDSERGFTQALRSQAHEAANRLHTVVSLIELGRVEEAVEFATAELELAQVLTDRVVGAVGEPVLAALLLGKAAQANERGVELVLGEDSLIDDGALPHSLPPRDLVTILGNLIDNAVDAASEASTGGSAAGGGAAVPAQRSTTRALVTVTALTDAGGLLLRVADTGAGIGPDDADEVFRRGWTTHGAGRGLGLALVRQAAHRNGGTVTLGRSADGGAEFTVRLPLTGRPAQAVTA; from the coding sequence ATGCGCCTCCCCCGTACCCGCCCCCGCAGCCTGGCCGGCCAGCTCTTCGCGATGCAGGCCCTGCTGGTGGCCCTGGTCGTGGCCGGGTGCGCCTTCTTCGCGTACGCCTCGGGCCGGGCGCAGGCGGAGGAGACCGCGGCCCGCCAGGTGCGGGGTGTCGCGCTCGCGATGGCCGGATCGCCGTCCGTACGGGAGGCGATCCGTACCCCCCACCCGTCCGCCGCACTCCAGCCGTACGCGGAGCGGGTCCGGGCGGACACCGGGATCGCCTTCGTCACGATCATGGACCCGGACGGCGTCCGCTGGACGCACCCGGACCCCTCCCAGATCGGCAGGCCCTTCATCGGGCACACCGAGCAGGCCCTGCGCGGCCGGACCTTCACGGAGACGTACACCGGCACGCTGGGACCCTCGATACGGGTCGTGACGCCGATCCTCGACGGCAGCGCGGTCGTGGGACTCGTCAGTGCGGGCATCACCGTCGAGCGGGTCTCCACCCAGGTGCGGGAGCAGCTCGGCGCGCTGGCCGCGGCGGCGGGCGGTGCGCTGGCCCTCGGAGGCCTCGGCACGTACGTCATCAACGCGCGACTGCGGCGGCACACGCACGGGATGAACGCCCAGGAGCTGAGCCGGATGCACGACTACCACGAGGCCACGCTGCACGCGGTGCGTGAGGGGCTGCTGATGCTGGACGGACAGCGCCGGATCGCGCTGGTCAACGACGCCGGCCGGGAGCTGCTCGGCCTCGGACCGGAAGCGGTCGGGCGGACGGTCGACCGGCTCGAGCTGCCCGCACCGCTGACCGGGGCGCTGCTCGCGTCCGAGCCGCGCGTCGACGAGGTCCACCTGACGGCGGACCGGGTGATCGTCGTGAACACCAGTCCCGTCGTCGGCGGCGAGCAGCGCGGCACGGTGGTGACCCTGCGGGACCACACGGAGCTGCAGGCGCTGTCGGGCGAGCTCGACTCCGAGCGCGGTTTCACGCAGGCACTGCGCTCCCAGGCGCACGAGGCCGCGAACCGGCTGCACACCGTGGTGTCGCTGATCGAGCTGGGCCGGGTCGAGGAGGCGGTGGAGTTCGCGACGGCGGAGCTGGAGCTGGCCCAGGTCCTCACCGACCGGGTCGTCGGCGCGGTCGGTGAGCCGGTGCTGGCCGCGCTGCTCCTCGGCAAGGCGGCGCAGGCGAACGAGCGCGGTGTGGAGCTGGTGCTCGGGGAGGACAGCCTGATCGACGACGGGGCGCTGCCGCATTCGCTCCCGCCGCGCGACCTGGTGACGATCCTCGGCAACCTGATCGACAACGCGGTGGACGCCGCGTCGGAGGCGTCGACGGGGGGCTCGGCGGCGGGCGGGGGCGCGGCCGTACCGGCCCAGCGCTCCACGACGCGCGCCCTCGTCACCGTGACGGCGCTGACCGACGCGGGCGGCCTGCTGCTGCGGGTGGCGGACACGGGCGCGGGCATCGGCCCGGACGACGCGGACGAGGTGTTCCGGCGCGGCTGGACGACGCACGGTGCGGGCCGCGGCCTGGGGCTGGCGCTCGTCCGGCAGGCGGCCCACCGCAACGGGGGGACGGTCACCTTGGGGCGGTCGGCGGACGGCGGAGCCGAGTTCACGGTGCGGCTGCCCCTCACCGGCCGGCCGGCGCAGGCGGTCACCGCATGA
- a CDS encoding response regulator yields the protein MIRVLIVEDDPVAADAHELYVGRVPGFEVAAVAHTRAAAVRALERMPVDLLLLDLYLPDGHGLQLLRSLRAAGHGADVIAVTSARDLAVVREGVSLGVVQYVLKPFTYPTLRDRLVRYAEFRAAAGEASGQEEVDRALGALRVTQPATLPKGLSGPTLEAVTTALRASAEGLTASAAGEELGISRITARRYLEHLVTAGRAERRPSYGQVGRPELHYRWVAETR from the coding sequence ATGATCCGGGTGCTGATCGTGGAGGACGACCCGGTCGCCGCGGACGCCCATGAGCTGTACGTGGGCCGGGTGCCGGGCTTCGAGGTGGCCGCCGTCGCCCACACCCGGGCGGCGGCCGTACGGGCGCTGGAGCGGATGCCGGTGGACCTGCTGCTGCTGGACCTGTACCTGCCCGACGGGCACGGCCTGCAGCTGCTGCGCTCGCTGCGGGCCGCCGGGCACGGCGCCGATGTGATCGCGGTGACGTCGGCGCGTGACCTGGCGGTGGTGCGGGAGGGCGTGTCGCTCGGTGTCGTGCAGTACGTGCTGAAGCCCTTCACCTATCCCACCCTGAGGGACCGGCTCGTGCGGTACGCCGAGTTCCGGGCGGCTGCCGGTGAGGCGAGCGGTCAGGAGGAGGTGGACCGGGCGCTGGGCGCGCTACGGGTCACCCAGCCGGCCACGTTGCCCAAGGGGCTGAGCGGGCCGACCCTGGAGGCGGTGACGACGGCGCTGCGGGCGTCCGCGGAGGGCCTGACCGCGTCGGCGGCCGGGGAGGAGCTGGGGATCTCCCGGATCACCGCGCGCCGCTATCTGGAGCACCTGGTGACGGCGGGCCGCGCCGAGCGGCGGCCCAGTTACGGCCAGGTGGGCCGACCCGAGTTGCATTATCGGTGGGTGGCCGAAACTCGCTGA
- a CDS encoding helix-turn-helix transcriptional regulator: MAPGHVAYGLGAQYGLQITAETVMAWERGVALPGERELTALAGVLWCAPGELLAAASTLREHRMARDVAVDGLARTLGMTAAAYLRIEETGRWRGNERQALALCEALDLSAAQFLTATGRNEELSELLTRAVTTRWQAYVRPVAKLVPLDRVLVQDVLEQLHTDYQGLMVSTLSWNTTGRDRSATTGEAGREFLDRVVEQFWRTAGI; encoded by the coding sequence ATGGCTCCCGGCCATGTTGCGTACGGGCTCGGCGCCCAGTACGGACTCCAGATCACCGCCGAGACGGTGATGGCCTGGGAACGCGGTGTCGCGCTGCCCGGCGAACGCGAGCTGACGGCTCTGGCAGGCGTGCTCTGGTGCGCCCCCGGTGAACTGCTGGCCGCCGCGAGCACCTTGCGCGAACACCGCATGGCCCGGGACGTCGCGGTGGACGGCCTCGCGCGGACCCTCGGGATGACGGCCGCCGCGTACCTGCGCATCGAGGAGACGGGCCGCTGGCGCGGCAACGAACGCCAGGCGCTGGCCCTCTGCGAGGCGCTGGACCTGTCGGCGGCACAGTTCCTCACGGCGACCGGCCGGAACGAGGAGCTGTCGGAACTGCTGACCAGGGCGGTGACCACGCGCTGGCAGGCCTACGTCCGGCCGGTGGCCAAGCTCGTGCCCCTGGACCGGGTCCTGGTGCAGGACGTGCTGGAGCAGCTGCACACCGACTACCAGGGTCTGATGGTGTCGACACTCAGCTGGAACACGACCGGCCGGGACCGTTCGGCGACGACGGGCGAGGCCGGCCGGGAGTTCCTGGACCGGGTGGTCGAGCAGTTCTGGCGCACGGCGGGCATCTGA
- a CDS encoding ATP-dependent 6-phosphofructokinase: protein MRIGILTAGGDCPGLNAVIRSVVHRAVVGHGDEVIGFEDGFKGLLDGHFRPLDLNAVSGILARGGTILGSARLERDRLREAAENCEELSRRYGIDALIPIGGEGTLTAARMLSDAGMPVVGVPKTIDNDISATDRTFGFDTAVGVATEAIDRLKTTAESHQRVMVVEVMGRHAGWIALESGMAGGAHGICLPERHFQVDDLVKMVEERFARGKKFAVICVAEGAHPAEGSMPYAKGAIDQFGHERFQGIGNRLAVELELRLGKEARPVILGHVQRGGTPTAYDRVLATRFGWNAVEAVHRGDFGRMTALRGTDIVMAPLADAVTRLKTVPSDRMYEAESVF, encoded by the coding sequence ATGCGCATCGGAATTCTCACCGCAGGCGGCGACTGTCCAGGCCTGAACGCCGTGATCCGATCGGTCGTGCACCGCGCCGTGGTGGGCCACGGCGACGAGGTGATCGGCTTCGAGGACGGGTTCAAGGGCCTGCTCGACGGTCACTTCCGCCCCCTGGACCTCAATGCGGTCAGCGGCATCCTGGCCCGCGGCGGCACGATCCTCGGCTCGGCCAGGCTGGAGCGCGACCGTCTCCGCGAGGCCGCGGAGAACTGCGAGGAACTCTCCCGCCGTTACGGCATCGACGCCCTCATCCCCATCGGCGGCGAGGGCACGCTCACGGCGGCACGGATGCTGTCGGACGCCGGAATGCCCGTCGTCGGCGTCCCGAAGACCATCGACAACGACATCTCCGCGACCGACCGGACCTTCGGGTTCGACACGGCCGTGGGCGTCGCCACCGAGGCCATAGACCGCCTCAAGACCACAGCCGAGTCGCACCAGCGGGTCATGGTCGTCGAGGTCATGGGCCGGCACGCGGGCTGGATCGCGCTGGAGTCCGGCATGGCCGGCGGTGCCCACGGCATCTGCCTGCCGGAGCGGCACTTCCAGGTCGACGACCTGGTCAAGATGGTCGAGGAACGCTTCGCGCGCGGCAAGAAGTTCGCCGTCATCTGTGTCGCCGAGGGCGCGCACCCGGCCGAGGGCTCCATGCCGTACGCCAAGGGCGCGATCGACCAGTTCGGGCACGAGCGCTTCCAGGGCATCGGCAACCGTCTCGCCGTCGAGCTGGAACTGCGCCTCGGCAAGGAGGCGCGACCGGTCATCCTCGGCCACGTGCAGCGCGGTGGCACGCCGACCGCGTACGACCGGGTGCTCGCGACCCGCTTCGGCTGGAACGCGGTGGAGGCCGTGCACCGCGGTGACTTCGGCCGCATGACGGCTCTGCGCGGTACCGACATCGTGATGGCCCCCCTCGCGGACGCCGTGACCCGGCTGAAGACCGTGCCGAGCGACCGGATGTACGAGGCCGAGTCGGTCTTCTGA
- the pta gene encoding phosphate acetyltransferase — MARSVYVTGIDRGDGRQVVDLGVMELLTRQVDRVGVFRPLVHDGPDRLFELLRARYRLSQSPETVYGLDYHEASAIQAEKGTDELVSRLVERFHRVARDYEVVLVLGSDFAATQLPDELALNARFANEFGASVIAVVGGQGQDAESVRAETRNAYRAYTGLGCDVLAMIVNRVASGDRADMAERLAATLPVPCSVLPDDPALSAPTVAQITAALGGTVLLGDDSGLARDALDFVFGGAMLPNLLKALTPGCLVVTPGDRADLVVGSLAAHSAGTPPIAGLLLTLDERPGEEILRLAARLAPGTPVVAVAGGSFPTAGELFALEGKLNAATPRKAETALGLFERHVDTGALLERISVARSGRVTPMMFEHELLEQARSDRRRVVLPEGTEERVLRAAEVLLRRDVCDLTLLGDVDVIRKKAADLGVDLAGTQLIDPRTSELRQGFAEQYALLRAHRGVTVELAYDVVSDVNYFGTLMVQEGLADGMVSGSVHSTAATIRPAFEIIKTKPDASIVSSVFFMCLADRVLVYGDCAVNPDPDAEQLADIAVQSAVTAARFGVEPRIAMLSYSTGTSGTGVDVDKVRQATERVRASRPDLRIEGPIQYDAAVEPTVAATKLPASEVAGRATVLVFPDLNTGNNTYKAVQRSAGAVAVGPVLQGLRKPVNDLSRGALVQDIVNTVAITAIQAQGEK, encoded by the coding sequence GTGGCGCGCAGCGTGTACGTGACCGGGATCGACCGGGGAGACGGCCGTCAGGTCGTCGATCTGGGAGTCATGGAGCTACTGACGCGTCAGGTGGACCGGGTCGGTGTCTTCCGGCCGCTGGTCCACGACGGGCCCGATCGGCTCTTCGAGCTGCTGCGCGCCCGCTACCGGCTCTCGCAGAGCCCGGAGACCGTCTACGGCCTGGACTACCACGAGGCCTCCGCGATCCAGGCCGAGAAGGGGACCGACGAGCTCGTCTCCCGGCTCGTCGAGCGCTTCCACCGGGTGGCCCGCGACTACGAGGTGGTGCTGGTCCTCGGCAGCGACTTCGCCGCCACCCAGCTCCCGGACGAGCTGGCCCTCAACGCGCGGTTCGCCAACGAGTTCGGCGCCTCGGTGATCGCGGTCGTCGGCGGCCAGGGCCAGGACGCGGAGTCCGTACGGGCCGAGACGCGCAACGCCTACCGGGCCTACACCGGGCTCGGCTGCGACGTCCTGGCGATGATCGTGAACCGGGTGGCGTCCGGCGACCGCGCGGACATGGCGGAGCGGCTGGCGGCCACCCTCCCCGTCCCCTGCTCGGTCCTCCCCGACGATCCGGCGCTCTCCGCGCCCACCGTCGCCCAGATCACCGCCGCACTGGGCGGGACGGTGCTCCTCGGCGACGACTCGGGGCTCGCCCGCGACGCGCTGGACTTCGTCTTCGGCGGCGCGATGCTGCCCAACCTCCTCAAGGCGCTCACCCCGGGCTGCCTCGTCGTCACCCCCGGCGACCGGGCCGACCTGGTCGTCGGCTCCCTCGCGGCGCACAGTGCCGGCACACCGCCCATCGCGGGCCTCCTGCTGACCCTGGACGAGCGACCCGGCGAGGAGATACTCAGGCTGGCCGCCCGCCTGGCCCCGGGCACCCCGGTCGTCGCGGTCGCCGGGGGCTCGTTCCCCACCGCGGGCGAGCTCTTCGCCCTGGAGGGCAAGCTGAACGCGGCCACGCCCCGCAAGGCGGAGACGGCGCTCGGCCTCTTCGAGCGCCATGTGGACACCGGGGCCCTGCTGGAGCGGATCTCGGTGGCCCGCAGCGGCCGGGTCACCCCGATGATGTTCGAGCACGAACTCCTCGAACAGGCCCGCTCGGACCGCCGCCGGGTCGTCCTCCCCGAGGGCACGGAGGAGCGCGTCCTGCGCGCCGCCGAGGTGCTGCTGCGGCGCGACGTCTGCGACCTGACGCTCCTCGGCGACGTGGACGTCATCCGCAAGAAGGCCGCCGACCTCGGTGTCGATCTGGCCGGGACCCAGCTGATCGACCCCCGGACCTCCGAGCTCCGCCAGGGCTTCGCCGAGCAGTACGCCCTGCTGCGCGCGCACCGCGGAGTGACGGTCGAGCTCGCGTACGACGTCGTCTCGGACGTCAATTACTTCGGCACGCTGATGGTCCAGGAGGGCCTCGCCGACGGCATGGTCTCCGGCTCGGTGCACTCCACCGCGGCGACGATCCGCCCGGCCTTCGAGATCATCAAGACCAAGCCGGACGCATCGATCGTGTCCTCGGTCTTCTTCATGTGCCTCGCCGACAGGGTCCTGGTGTACGGCGACTGCGCGGTCAACCCGGATCCCGACGCGGAACAGCTCGCGGACATCGCGGTGCAGTCCGCGGTCACCGCGGCGCGCTTCGGCGTGGAACCCCGGATCGCGATGCTGTCGTACTCGACGGGCACCTCGGGCACCGGCGTCGACGTCGACAAGGTGCGCCAGGCCACGGAGCGGGTACGCGCGTCGCGACCGGACCTGCGGATCGAGGGCCCGATCCAGTACGACGCCGCGGTCGAGCCCACGGTCGCGGCGACGAAGCTGCCGGCGTCGGAGGTCGCGGGCCGCGCGACCGTGCTGGTCTTCCCGGACCTCAACACCGGCAACAACACCTACAAGGCGGTGCAGCGTTCGGCGGGCGCCGTCGCGGTGGGCCCGGTGCTGCAGGGACTGCGCAAGCCGGTCAACGACCTGTCGCGCGGGGCGCTGGTGCAGGACATCGTCAACACGGTGGCCATCACGGCGATCCAGGCGCAGGGCGAGAAGTGA
- a CDS encoding acetate kinase, which yields MNDAHRVLVLNSGSSSVKYQLLDMRDRSRLATGLVERIGEAASRLVHTPAAGGTRERTGRIADHEQALKAAAEELAADGIGLDSPELAAIGHRVVHGGLKFTEPTVVTDEVLTEIERLVPVAPLHNPANITGIRTAQALRPDLPQVAVFDTAFHTTMPEHAARYAIDVETADAHRIRRYGFHGTSHAYVSRRAAELLGRPVADVNVIVLHLGNGASASAVAGGRCVETSMGLTPLEGLVMGTRSGDIDPAVTFHLKRVAGMSADEIDVLLNKKSGLVGLCGDNDMREIRRRVDEGDERAALAFAIYVHRLKKYIGAYSAVLGRVDAVVFTAGVGENSAPVREAAIAGLEGFGLAVDADRNAERSGEPRLISPDGARVAVAVVPTDEELEIAGQAFALVHN from the coding sequence ATGAATGACGCCCACCGCGTACTCGTCCTCAACTCCGGCTCCTCGTCGGTGAAGTACCAGCTCCTGGACATGCGCGACCGGTCGCGGCTGGCGACCGGCCTGGTCGAGCGGATCGGCGAGGCGGCCTCCCGGCTGGTGCACACGCCGGCGGCGGGCGGGACCCGTGAGCGGACCGGCCGGATCGCCGACCACGAGCAGGCCCTGAAGGCCGCCGCCGAAGAGCTCGCGGCCGACGGGATCGGCCTGGACTCCCCCGAGCTGGCGGCGATCGGCCACCGGGTCGTGCACGGCGGGCTGAAGTTCACGGAACCCACCGTCGTCACCGACGAGGTGCTGACGGAGATCGAGCGCCTGGTCCCGGTGGCCCCCCTGCACAACCCGGCGAACATCACCGGCATCCGCACCGCCCAGGCGCTGCGCCCGGACCTGCCGCAGGTCGCCGTCTTCGACACGGCGTTCCACACGACGATGCCGGAGCACGCCGCGCGGTACGCGATCGACGTGGAGACCGCGGACGCGCACCGCATCCGCCGCTACGGTTTCCACGGCACCTCGCACGCGTACGTCTCGCGCCGGGCGGCCGAGCTGCTGGGCCGGCCGGTGGCGGACGTGAACGTGATCGTGCTGCACCTGGGCAACGGCGCGTCGGCCTCAGCGGTGGCGGGCGGCCGGTGCGTGGAGACGTCCATGGGACTGACCCCCTTGGAAGGGCTGGTCATGGGTACGCGGTCGGGAGACATCGATCCGGCGGTCACCTTCCACCTCAAGCGGGTGGCGGGGATGTCGGCCGACGAGATCGACGTACTGCTGAACAAGAAGAGCGGGCTGGTGGGTCTGTGCGGTGACAACGACATGCGGGAGATCCGCCGGCGCGTGGACGAGGGCGACGAGCGCGCGGCGCTCGCGTTCGCCATCTACGTCCACCGGCTGAAGAAGTACATCGGCGCCTATTCGGCGGTCCTCGGCCGGGTGGACGCCGTCGTCTTCACGGCCGGCGTCGGGGAGAACTCGGCTCCGGTGCGGGAGGCTGCGATCGCGGGACTGGAAGGGTTCGGCCTCGCGGTGGACGCGGACCGGAACGCCGAACGGTCCGGCGAGCCGCGGCTGATCTCCCCCGACGGCGCCCGGGTGGCCGTGGCCGTGGTGCCCACGGACGAGGAGCTGGAGATCGCCGGCCAGGCCTTCGCCCTGGTCCACAACTGA